CTGGCGGGTGTGGGTCGGGCTCGTGGTCGCGGTCTTCTTCGTCGCGATCTTCCCGGGCAACGTCTCGCAGCTCGTCAGCCGCACGCCGGCCTTCGGGCTGGAGACCGACGCCGCGCGCGCGATCCGGCTCGTCTTCCAGCCGCTCCTCGTGATCTGGGCCCTCTGGTCGACCGGCGCCTGGTCCGCCTGGCGGAACGGGCGCGCCCGCCGCTGACCGGGGTCGTGACTCCTTGCATGGGTGCGTGTGTCCGAGCAATCGAGGCCGATGGCTACTTGAGCAGTCGACTCACCGCGCGCTCGGCCTCTGCAGTCCGCGACCCGAGTGCGAACCATGCGAGTGCCCCGACCAGTGGCATGGCGATGATGGCGAGGATCCATGCGGCACGGGACCACGAGTGCAGACCCGGGACGCGACTGATCCGCAAGAGCGCGACGACGATCGTCCCCAGGTAGACCGCGAAGAAGACGATGGCTGTGACGTATCCGATGGTATTTGCGCGTTCGTCCGCATATTGTGCATGCCTTCTGCGGACGATCAGGCCCGCGGGAACGACCCGCCGGGGGGATCGTTCACAGAAGGAGGCTGCATCCATGAAGGTCAGAACATCGTCAGCACCAGCGCTCGGGGTCTGCGGCGCATCGGTGATCGCCGTATCGCTCGTGAGCCCCGCGCACGCGGCAGAGAGCCGAGCATCCGAGGTGGAGGCGGGTCGATCTCGGACGATCACCCATCCGAGTGGCGTGGCGACGACGGTGGAGCTCGGGATCCCGGAGAAGGTCGGCGTGGCCGAGGTCGAGTCGGATCCCGGGCTGACGCGCAGGCAGAAGCAGGAGATCGAGGACGCGGCAGCGGTTTCGACGGACGCTCTATCGTCGAACCATTGGAGCCGATTCACCATCGGCGGCTCGTATCAGCAGACCCGGAACGGCACCTTCTACTACGGCGGAAGTCGGGTGTGGATCTCGCAGAGCTACGGTGGGCGGCAGGGATCCCACGTGTGTTTCTCGAATCATGATGTGACTCCCATCGAGAACATCACAGTCGGCGAGAACGGGGGGATCACCTTCCGCCGCCTGACCTGCGATCGGGACGTCGCGCAGCCGATCGGGATCACCACCCGTGCGAGCATGACGGCGACTGTCTCGAAGGACGGTCGCATATCGGGATTCGGTGCCACGGTGGGCTGACGGTGTGAGGTCGCCCAGGTCGCGGTCGGTTCCGGCCGGCCGCGACCCGCGGGGGAAGCTGCGCGCCCTCGGGTGGGCACGGGCACATCTCGATGGGAGGAATGCGGATCGAGACCTGCACGGGTTCCTCGTCAGGCCCGGGCCGTCCCGACGCGCGAGAGGATGGCGGCCGTCGCGGCCCGGACGCCGGTCTCGAGGGTGCCCTCGAGCGTCGGCGCGAACTGCGGCGTGTGGTTGCCGGGCGGCGGGGTCGCGCCGCCGAAGGCCTCCGGCTCCACGCCGCCGAACGCCCAGTAGACCGTCGGCACGCCGATCGCCTCGCCGAGGATCCCGAAGTCCTCGCTGCCCATGATGGGCGGCGACTCGACGACGCGGTCCGCCCCGAGCTGCGCCGTGAGCGCCGCGACGACGCCGCGCGTCGCCTCCGGGTCGTTGCGGTTGAGCGGGAACGAGACGATCTCCTCGATCTCGGGCTCGGGCGCCCCGCTCGCGGCGGCCTCGGCCAGGATGATCCGCCGCACGGCCGCCAGCACGCGCTCGCGCACGGCCACGTCGAAGGTCCGGATGCTCAAGCCCAGCACCGCGTGCTCGGGGATGATGTTCTCCTTCGTGCCCGCCTGGAACGTGCCGACGGTCACGACGGCCGCCGCCTGCGGGTCGATCTCGCGGGCGACCACGGTCTGCAGGCGGAGCACGATGGCGCTGGCGGCGACGATCGGGTCGATGGAGTTGTGCGGCTGCGACCCGTGGGCCCCGCGGCCCTTGACGGTCACGCGCCACGAGTCGGACATGCTCATGAACGCGCCCTCGCGGGTCGCGACCACGCCGACGGGGAGCGGGAACACGTGCTGGCCGAGGATCACCTCGGGGCGCGGCGCGCGGTCCCAGAGGCCGTCGGCGAGCATCGCGCGGGCGCCCTCGCCGGTCTCCTCGCCGGGCTGGAAGACGAAGACGACGGTGCCCGCCCAGGCATCGCGGTTCGCGGCGAGCGCCTGCGCCGTCGTGAGCGCGGCGGCGACGTGGAAGTCGTGGCCGCAGCCGTGCATGGTGGGCACCTCGGTGCCGTCGCGCTGCACGCCGGTGTCGCGGCTGGCCCACGCGAGGCCGGTCTCCTCGAGGAGGGGGAGCCCGTCGGTGTCCGCGCGGAACGCGACCACCGGGCCGTCGCCGTTGCGGAGGATCCCGACCACGCCGGTGCCGCCGCAGCGGCTCGTCTCGGCGCCGATCGCCTCGAGGTACGCCTCGATCGCGGCGGCGGTCGCGTGCTCCTGCATCGACAGCTCGGGGTGCGCGTGCAGCGAGCGGAACAGCTCGTGCGCGTCCCGCACGTCGTCGTCCAGCAGGGTGACACCGGGGTGCACGTCCATGGGGATCCTCCTCGCGGGGTGGGTGGCCTCCCTCGTGGGGACAGGTGGATCCAGGCTAGGCCCGTGCCGCTCCGGCCTCAGTCGTCGGAGTCGGGCGTGCGGTCGTCGACGGACCGGCTGACGACGTCGCCGGAGCCGGCGTCGATCCGCACGCCGTGCGTGACGCCCTGCGCGTCGACCACGTCGCCCTCCCAGACCACGGTGCCGCGGTCCTCGTCGAGGCCGAGCTCGGTGACCGTGCCGGCGACGGCGCCCGTCATCGCGGTTACGGCGTCGGTGGAGGAGACGCGGGCGGCCTGCAGGAGGGCGGCGTCCTCGGCGAGGTCGTCCGGGTCGTCGGAGTCGGCGACGGGTCCCGCGGTCACGGCGGATCCGTCGGCAAGCGTGTGCACCTCATGCGTGCGGCCGTCCTGCTCGGCGACGACGACCTCCCACGCGGTGCCGCCGGCCTCCTGGTCGACGGAGAGGAGCGCGCTGCCCGGGACGGCGGCGACGGCGGTCTCGACGGCGGCGGCGAGCGCGCCGTCGGCCGGGATCTGGGCGGCGCCGTCGGTACCGGTGGTCGGGGCGGCGGACGCGGACGAGGAGTCCGGGGCGGGTGCGGCGGCGGGAGCCGTGCCGCCGGTCGAGCAGCCGGCGAGGGCGAGGCCGCCGAGGAGGGGGAGGGCGAGCGCCAGGGCGGCGCGGCGGGCGGTGGGGGATGCGGTGTGCGTGGTCATACGGCCACGATGCCCGGGGGCACCTTGCGCGGACCTTAAGCCGCCGTCAGCCGACGCCCAGGCGCGTCGGCGGGGTCAGGCCGCGTCGCCGTAACTGGGCCCGTGCGCGGATCAGCGGGCGTCGCCGGCCGCGGCCGGCAGGCGCAGCACCACGCGGGTGCCGCCGCCGGGCGCGTCCGCGATGGCGACGGATCCGCCGTGCGCCTCCGCGACCGCGCGCACGATGGCGAGCCCGAGCCCGGATCCGCCGGAGTCCCGGTCGCGTCCCTCGTCGAGGCGCACGAACCGGTCGAGGACGCGCTCGCGCTCGGTCGCCGGGATCCCGCGGCCGTCGTCGTCGATCGCGAGCACGACGCCGTCGGCGCTGGCCGCGGTGGAGACGGCTACGGTGGACGCCGCGTGCCGTGCCGCGTTCTCCGCGAGGTTGCGCACGGCCAGCGCGAGGAGGCGCGCGTCACCGGCGACGCGGGCGGCGGCGATCCCGGATCCGTCGACCCGCACGCCCGTGCGCGCCCGCAGCCGGGCGATCTCCTCCAGCGCGACGTCGTCGAGGTCCACGTGCCGCCGGTCGAGCGCCGCGCCCTCGTCGAGGCGGCTGAGGACGAGGAGGGCGTCGACGAGGTCCTGCTGCCGGGCGCCCTCGGCGAGCACCACGTCGGCGAGCTCGGCGAGGCTGGTGCGGTCCGGGTGGATCCGCGCGAGCTCGGCGTGCTGCCGCACGGTCGCGAGCGGGGAGCGGAGCTCGTGCGACGCGTCGGAGACGAAGCGGCGCTGCGCCGTGCGGGCGGCGTCGAGCCGGGCGAGCATGCCGTTGAGCGTGCGGGCCAGGCGGTCGAGCTCGTCGCCCGTGCCGGGCTCGTCGATGCGCCCGTCGCCGGGAGTGGAGCCCACGGCCTCGGCGTCGCGGCGGATCCGCTCGACCGGCCGGAGCGCGCGGCCCACGACGACCCACGCCAGGAGCGCCACCAGGGCCACCACGACGGGCACCGCGACGAGCAGGAGGCGGACGACGGCGGCGAGCGCGTCGTCGGCGTCCTCGAGCGGGGCCGCGACCACGACGGTCACGCCGCCCGCGTCATCCACGTCGTCGGACACCGCGACCCGCCGCTCGCCGTCGTGGACGATCACGCCCGATCCGCCGCCCGCCGTGAGCGCGGATCCGCCGGCATCCTCGCCGTGCGCGATCACCCGGCCGTCGGCGTCGAGCACCTGCACGAGGTCGTCGTCGCCGAGGCCCGTCACGGCGTCGGGGCCGCGGGCCGCCACGGCGTCCGCGATGGTCTCGAGGGAGCGCTCCGCGCCCTGGCGCACGCCATCCTCGAGCGAGGCCCGCAGCACCAGCGCGAACGCGACCCCGCCGACCGCCCCGAGGACCAGCGCGATGAGGGCGACCGCCGTCGTGGCGCGCACGCGCAGGGACCGGCGCCGTCGACGCGGCTCACGCATCGGATCCGCCCAGCCGGTAGCCCGCACCGCGCACCGTCTCGATGGTCGCGGTGCCGTACGGCCGGTCGAGCTTGCGTCGGAGGTGCGCCACGTACACCTCGACGATCGACGGGTCGCCGTCGAAGTCGTCGTCCCACACGTTCGCCACCACCTCGCGCTTCGACACGACGCGGCCGGCGTTCCGCGCGAGGAACTCGAGGACCGCGAACTCGCGGCTGGTGAGGTCGATCTCGTCGCCGCCGCGCGAGGCCCGGCGCGGACCCGGGTCGACGACGAGGTCGCCGATGCGGTGGGCGACCGGCCGCGCGGGTGCCCCGCGACGCACGAGCGCCCGGATCCGGGCCACCAGCACGGGGAACGCGAACGGCTTGGTGACGAAGTCGTCGGCACCCGCCTCGAGCGCCTCGACCTCGTCCCACTCGCCGTCCTTGGCGGTGAGGATGAGCACGGGCGTCCAGATGCCCTCCTCGCGGAGCGTCCGGCAGACGGCCCAGCCGCTCATGCCGGGCATCATCAGGTCGAGCAGGATCGCGTCGTAGCGGTTCTCGCGCGCCCACCACAGGCCGTCGACGCCGTCGTGCGCCACGTCGACCGCGAAGCCCTCGGCCTGGAGCCCGCGCCGGATCCCGTCCGCCAGGCGCCGCTCGTCGTCCACCACCAGGATCCTCATCCGACCACCGTGGCAGACGGGCCCGCCGCGCACCTGCGGGGCGGGGTCAGGAGGGGCCGACGGCGCCGCCGGGTGCGGGGTCCACGAGCGCCGGGTCGCGGATGATCCCGATGGGCGTCGTGTCGAGGTTCACCGACTGCACGACCACGCGCTTGGAGCGGCGGCGGAGGTGCCGCCGGGCCTGCGGGGTCGCGAGGAGGTTGCCGAGCACGAGGCCCGCGCCGATCGCGAGGGTCGTCGCCATCGCCCCGACGAACGCGCCCGTCGCGCCGGAGGTGCCCGCCATCGAGTTGAGCAGCGCCGAGGCGACCGCGAGCGACGGCAGGAGGGATCCGCAGAACGCCGGCACCGCGATCGCCGTGGCCGAGACGCGCAGGCGCGCCGCGACCACCGTCCCCAGCGCGCCGAGCAGCGTCGCCACGAGGAAGGTGGCGGCGAGCAGCGGCACGCCGGCCGACTTGAGGAGCCACAGCGACGACGTGCCGACGAGCGCGACGGCGATGGCGACGGGCATCACGCGCGCGTTGGCGCCCTGCGTGATCCCGGTGGCGCCGGCCGCGAAGAACGTGGTGATGAGCAGCATCCAGAACGGCAGGGCGCGGAGAGTGATGTCGGTGGGATCCACCTCGATGTCGACGCCGGAGGTGAGCGCGAGTCCGCCGGGGATGCCGACGGCGATGCCCGCGACGATGAGCAGGATGATCATGGCCCGCGACACCGACATGGCCCGGAAGCCCGAGATGGCGTCCTGCGCCCAGGTCACGATCGTGACGTGGGGGAGGATCAGCACCACCACCGCCGCCACCATCGCGGCCGAGCTGCCCGCGGGCAGGAGGCCCCACCAGATGGCGAGCGTTCCCAGCGCGGCGACGGCCGCCGACTGCAGGGCGACCACGAAGAACGGCGGGATGCCGCGGCGCGACAGCTGCCGGCCGAGCACCATGACGCCGATCATCAGGAGGAACGCGCCGACCGCGCCCGCGAGGGATCCGCCGGCCTGCAGCGACACGGAGACGCCGAAGAGGCCCATGGCCGCGTCGGTGATCCACGACGGCCAGCGCGGCGGCGACTTCAGCACCTCCACGAGGCCGTCGACGGCGCTCGTCATGTCGCGGTCGTCGTGGAGGAGCTCGTCGACGATCTGGTAGACGAGCGAGAGCCGGTGCAGGTCGCTGCCCTCGGCCGTGACGACGCGGAGCTTCACGAGCGGCGGGCCCTCGAGCGGCGCGTACTGGATCGTGATGGCGGTGCCCGTGATGTCGAGCTCGAGCGGCGCGAGGTTCCACTTCGTGCTCACGGCGACGATGGCGATCTCGACCGCGCGCACGTCGGCGCCCGAGGCGAGCATCACCTCGCCGAGGTCGAGGCAGAAGTCGATGATCTGCCGCGGCGAGTACAGGTCGCCGAGGCGGCCGTGCGCGGGCTCGGTGCCCTCGTAGATGGTGCCGCGGAGGCGCGCGCGGACGTCGCGCATCTCCTGCGGGTTGACGCGTCGGCGGCGCTGGCGCGGTGGACGTGCGGCGCCGGGGTCCCGGCGGGGACGACGCGGATCCGCGGGCGGCGGGCTGGTGCTCAGCGCGATCAGCGCTCCGTTCGTGGCCAGCCCGCATCGAGCGGGGGCGGATGGTGGATCGGTCCCACCCTAGGCGCGCGTCGGGGGAACACGAGCGCGGCCGAGCTGGGAGCATGTGCGGATGGACGAGGCCGAGGCGATCGCGCGCGCCGCGCGGCTGTGGCAGTCCGGTCGACGCGCGGCGGCGCTGGAGTCGCTGCGCGCCCGGGTCCGCCGGTCGCCCGGTGACGCCGAGGCCCGGCGGACGCTGGTCGGGTACTACCGGGAGCTGCGGGCGCCGGATCAGGCGGGCCGCTACGCGCTCGCGATCCCCGGTCTCGCGACCCCGGCCGAGCAGGACCGGGCGGCGCGCCAGTTCGCCGCGGCCGGCCGGGGCACGGCCGCGCTGCCCGGCTACCTGGCCCTCCCGGGCGGCGACCTGCCGACGGAGGTGCTCGCCTTCGTGATCGCGGTCGAGCGCCACCGGGAGCAGCGCCGGTCGGCGTGGGCTGCCGCGCACGCGCGGGAGCAGCCGGAGGACGACGACCTCGCCTTCGCGGTGTGGGCGCTCGTGGGGACGTCGGTCGCCCTCGCCCTGCTGGCGGGGGTCGTGGGCGCCCTGGCCGGCGTGCCGGTGACGGGCTTCGCGCGCTGGTCGGCCCTCGTCGTCGTCGTCGCCGTGCTCGTCGGCTGCGCCGTGCAGTGGCGCCGGCCGATCGCGCGGGCGCTCGCCCGCTAGCCGAGGCGGGCGGCCAGCTCCGCGAGCTCGCGGGAGAGGGCGCGCGCCCGGGCCGCGAGGTCGGCCTGCTCCGCGGCGGGCGTCCGCGGCGGCGCGGAGGCGGGCGGGGACGCGAGCCCCGCCGGCGCTGCCGCGGGCGCCGGATCCACGGGCTGCACGGGCGCCGCCGAGTCGCCCTCGGTCGTGAGCACGTCGATGTCGAAGACGAAGCGGTCGGCGCGGTGCCAGGTGCGGAACACCTCGACCGGGTCGCCGGACGCGTCCGTGCTGGTGCCCTCCAGCACGAGGACGGGCGCGCCCTCGGCGACGCGCAGCGCGGCGGCCACCTCGGACGAGGCGCCGACCGCGCGCACCTGGCGCCGTCCGGCGGCGACCTGGATCCCCAGGCGGGAGCGGAGGAGGGCGTGCAGGGAGGCGTCCGTGAGGTCGTCCGCGGTCAGCCGGTCGGCGATCCCGCTCGGCAGCCAGGTGTGGATGAGCGCCACGGCCTCGCCGCCCGCGGAGCGGAGCCGGCGGAGGAGGTGGAGGTCGGATCCTCCGAGCGTGCGCTCCGCGTCGGCGTCGCGCCCGGGCGCCAGCTCGAGCACGCGCGTGGCCACGGACGGGACCTGCGTCGAGAGCCCCGACACCCGCTGCACGAGGCGGTGCAGCTCACCGCGCGGCGCGACGATGCTGCCGCGCCCGCGTCCTCGCTGGACCAGCCCCTCGGCCGTCAGCGCGTGGAGCGCCTGGCGGACCACCGACCGGGACACGCCGAACCGCTCCTGCAGCTCGGCCTCGGTCGGGAGCTGCGAGCCGGGCGGCCAGGTGCCGTCGACGACGGGGGCGCGCAGCACGGCGGTCAGCTGCGCGTGCAAAGGCCCCGCATGCGCCGAGGAGACCGCGCCGGGATCCAGGTCGTCGATCCGGTTCGGCACGGTCTCCTCGGGTGTCACGGGTCAGGCGGCGGGGGCGTCGATCTTCTGCGCCGTGCGCCACACGTGGTCCCAGCCGGGGGCCAGGGACGCGGCGCGCTCCACCGACAGTACAAGGCTCGCCTCGCGGGCGATGCCCTGGCCCGCGATGTCGAACGCGGTGCCGTGATCGACCGAGACGCGCACCACGGGCAGGCCCACGGTGATGTTCACGCCGTCGTCGCCGTACACGGCCTTGAAGGGCGCGTGCCCCTGGTCGTGGTAGCAGACGACGACCAGCTTGTACTTGCCGCGGACGGCCGCCGGGATCAGCGCGTCGCCGGGCACGGGCCCGACCACGTTGAGGCCCCGCGCCCGGGCGGCCTCGACCGCGGGCGCGAGGATGTCCGCGTCCTCGTCGCCGAACAGCCGGTTCTCGCCCGCGTGGGGGTTGAGGCCCGCGAGGCCGATGAGCTCGTCGGGCGTGCCCATGGACGCGGCGAACGCGCCGGCCAGGTCGAGCACGTCGCCCGTGCGCTGGGGCGTGATGTCGTCGATCGCCTGGCGCATCGACACGTGGGTCGTGAGGTGGAAGAAGAACAGCTCGCCGGCGGAGAGCACGAGCGAGAAGTTCTCGACGCCGAACTCGTGCGCGAGGAGCTCGGTGTGACCGGGCCACTTGTGCCCACCTGCGTGCATGGCGGCCTTGTTGAGCGGTGCGGTGACGATGCCGTCCACCTCGCCCTCGCGCGCCAGCCGGCACGCCTCCACGACGAAGCGGTAGGAGCCGTCGCCGGCCGCGGCGCTGAGCTCGCCGACCGGCACGTCGGCGAGCGACGGACCCGTCTGGATCAGCTCGATCGTACCGGGCTCGTTGCGCGCCTCGGCGACGGAGGCGATGACGCGCACCTTCTCCGGGTCGCCGCCCACGGCGACGACGCCGCGGCGCATGGCCGCCTCGTCGCCGATGACGACCGTGACGGCCTTCTCGCGCAGGTCGTCGTGGCCGAGCAGGGTCTTGGCGGTGATCTCGGGGCCGATGCCCGCGACGTCTCCGAGGGTGATGGCGAGTCGGGGGAGGGTCATGGTGCTTCTCCTTGCGTGGGGGTGGATGCGGGGTGGTCGAGGAGCTCCGGCACGATGTCCGTGAGCGACGAGGGGGAGCCGAAGCCGCCCGCCTTGGTCACCACGGGCATGCCGTGCAGCCGTCCGCCCTCGATGGTGCCGAGGGGCATGCCCTCGCGGATGGCGTCGCGGACGAGGATCGCGTCGGCGCCCTGACGGGTGAGCACGGCGCGCGCGCCCTCTCCGCCCATGAGCACGAGCGCGCTCGCGCCGCGGCGCGTGATGACGCGGTCGGCGATGCGGGCGAGCCCGGCCGCCACGCGCTCGGCGACGGTCGGCGATGCGTCGGGCGTGGAGCGGTCGACGCGCGCCGTGCGCTCGGGGGCGAGGACGACGGTGACGGACACGGCGTCCGCGTCGATCCCGTCCTCGTCGGCGGTCGCATCCGCGTCGCCGTCGCCGATCAGCGCGTCGAGCGCGGGGGCGATGGTGCGGACGCGCTCGGCGAGGGATCCCTCGGCCGCCGCGGCCGCCAGGTGGGCGTGCTGCCCGCGGGAGACGTCGTGCAGCGAGCTGACGACGACCACCACGTGGCGCGGGGCGGCGACGGAGGCGGCGGCGCGCGGGGCGTCCGCGCGCGGGGCCTCGAGGCCGACGCCCCACTCGCGCGCCATCTCGCCGGCGAGCCCCGCGGATCCCACGGGGACGGCGCGCGGCCCGAGCAGGGCGAGCGCCTCCGCGACGAAGCGCAGGTCGGCGGTGGTGACGGCGTCGACGGTGACCACGCGGGCTCCCGCCGCGGCGGCCGTGGCGATGCGGACGGCGAGGTCCGCGGCGTCGGAGGCCGCCTCGACGTGCGCGCTGCCGGGCAGGAGGACGGCCAGGGCGCTCGTCGTGACGGGGGTCACGGGGTCGCGGCCGACCGACGTGGTCTCGACGCCCCGGCCGTCGACGAGCAGCAGCCCGCCCTCGACCGTGCGGCCCATGGCGGGGTAGGCGGGGCAGACGACGGCCACGGCGCTCGGCTCGCGCGAGGACCAGGCGGCGAGCGCCCCCTCGACCTGCTCCTGCACCGTGCCGCGCATGGTCGAGTCGATCTTCACGAAGAGCCGGTCGTCGCCGTCGGCCACGGCGCGCGCCACGGCGGCGCGCGTCGACGCGCGGGCCTCGTCCGGATCCTGCGCCCGCGCGTCGGTGACGATCGCGATGACGGAGCCGTCGTGGCCGTGCTGCTGGACGTCGCCGCCGAGCGCCAGGCGCGCGGCCCAGCCGGCCCGGGCGAACTGAACGGCGGAGTCGGCGGCGCCCGTGAGGTCGTCCGCCACGATGGCGACGGATCCGACGGACGCCCGCGTGCCTGCGGCGGGGGCCGTCACGGCGGGGGAGGCCGGCGTCACGCGGCACCCGCCCCCGGGCCGGCGCTGCGGCGGCCGGTGGATCCGGGACCCGAGCCGTCCGCGTCCGCATCGGCCGCGATCGCCGCGGCCTCGCTCTCGGCCAGCGCCTCGTCGCGGGCGCGGTCGTCGGAGATGGCCTTCATGCCGCCCTCGCGCTTGAGCACCCAGGCGGCGAGGATCGGCGCGAGGACGGCCGAGACGAGCACCGCCGAGGCGACCTGCGCGGTCGCGACCTCGACGTACGGCGCGAAGCTCGGATCGGCCGCGCCGACGATGGCGGGCGTGGCGATCGCGTTGCCCGCGGTGGTCGCCGACGCGATGCCGAGGCCGGACTCCTTCCCGCGGCGCAGCAGGAACCGGTAGCCGAGGTAGGCCACGGTGCCGGTGAAGACGGTCGCGATCACGCCCACCACGATGCCCGACAGCCCGCCCGAGACGACGTTGCCGAGGTCGATGCCGGTCCCCAGCGCGAACGCGAAGAACGGGATGACCATGTTGGGGATGGGTCGCATGATCTCGGTCCACTTGGCGTCGAGGTTGCCGACGATCACGCCGAGCAGCAGCGGGATGACGGCGGCGAGCAGCAGCGTGTAGGGGATGTCGGCGAGGCCGGCGGCGCCGAGGAACAGCAGCGAGAAGAAGGGGCCGTCGTTCACGGCGCTGGCGATGTACGCCCCGCGGTCGCGCTCCCGGCCGTAGCGACCGGTGAAGGCGAGCCAGATGCCCCCGTTGCTGTTGTCCATGCTCACCAGCAGCGCGAGGATCGACACCCCGAGCAGGCCGTCGAGCCCCACCAGGTTGCCGAGGACCACCACCGCGGTGGCCGGGATGATCGACTTCGTCAGCAGCAGCACGCCCGAGGTCGCGAGCACGGGACCCGAGGTGCGGAGCGTGATCTGCATGCCGGTCGCGAAGATCAGGATGCCGATGAGGGGGAGCGCGCTGTCCTTGAAGAGCGCGGTGGTGAAGTTCCCGAGGTCGAGGAAGCCGGGCGCGAACGTGCCGACGATCGATCCGAGGATCAGCGGGATGAGCATGAGGCCGCCGGGGATGCGGTTCATCCCGTCGAACAACGGGACGCGGCTGGTCGGTAAGGGGTCGGATGCCATGGCGGATCTCCTCTGATCGTCGGCGACGTTGCCGCGCGCACCCTCGGCGTTGAGTACGTACACGGTGTACCTACATTAGATCGCGCTCCCTGCGCGCGTCAACGGCGTCGGCGATCACGGCTCGTCCGTCAGCCGATCC
The nucleotide sequence above comes from Clavibacter sp. B3I6. Encoded proteins:
- a CDS encoding PLDc N-terminal domain-containing protein, encoding MDAASFCERSPRRVVPAGLIVRRRHAQYADERANTIGYVTAIVFFAVYLGTIVVALLRISRVPGLHSWSRAAWILAIIAMPLVGALAWFALGSRTAEAERAVSRLLK
- a CDS encoding amidohydrolase; protein product: MDVHPGVTLLDDDVRDAHELFRSLHAHPELSMQEHATAAAIEAYLEAIGAETSRCGGTGVVGILRNGDGPVVAFRADTDGLPLLEETGLAWASRDTGVQRDGTEVPTMHGCGHDFHVAAALTTAQALAANRDAWAGTVVFVFQPGEETGEGARAMLADGLWDRAPRPEVILGQHVFPLPVGVVATREGAFMSMSDSWRVTVKGRGAHGSQPHNSIDPIVAASAIVLRLQTVVAREIDPQAAAVVTVGTFQAGTKENIIPEHAVLGLSIRTFDVAVRERVLAAVRRIILAEAAASGAPEPEIEEIVSFPLNRNDPEATRGVVAALTAQLGADRVVESPPIMGSEDFGILGEAIGVPTVYWAFGGVEPEAFGGATPPPGNHTPQFAPTLEGTLETGVRAATAAILSRVGTARA
- a CDS encoding PepSY domain-containing protein; translated protein: MTTHTASPTARRAALALALPLLGGLALAGCSTGGTAPAAAPAPDSSSASAAPTTGTDGAAQIPADGALAAAVETAVAAVPGSALLSVDQEAGGTAWEVVVAEQDGRTHEVHTLADGSAVTAGPVADSDDPDDLAEDAALLQAARVSSTDAVTAMTGAVAGTVTELGLDEDRGTVVWEGDVVDAQGVTHGVRIDAGSGDVVSRSVDDRTPDSDD
- a CDS encoding cell wall metabolism sensor histidine kinase WalK — encoded protein: MRATTAVALIALVLGAVGGVAFALVLRASLEDGVRQGAERSLETIADAVAARGPDAVTGLGDDDLVQVLDADGRVIAHGEDAGGSALTAGGGSGVIVHDGERRVAVSDDVDDAGGVTVVVAAPLEDADDALAAVVRLLLVAVPVVVALVALLAWVVVGRALRPVERIRRDAEAVGSTPGDGRIDEPGTGDELDRLARTLNGMLARLDAARTAQRRFVSDASHELRSPLATVRQHAELARIHPDRTSLAELADVVLAEGARQQDLVDALLVLSRLDEGAALDRRHVDLDDVALEEIARLRARTGVRVDGSGIAAARVAGDARLLALAVRNLAENAARHAASTVAVSTAASADGVVLAIDDDGRGIPATERERVLDRFVRLDEGRDRDSGGSGLGLAIVRAVAEAHGGSVAIADAPGGGTRVVLRLPAAAGDAR
- a CDS encoding response regulator transcription factor — its product is MRILVVDDERRLADGIRRGLQAEGFAVDVAHDGVDGLWWARENRYDAILLDLMMPGMSGWAVCRTLREEGIWTPVLILTAKDGEWDEVEALEAGADDFVTKPFAFPVLVARIRALVRRGAPARPVAHRIGDLVVDPGPRRASRGGDEIDLTSREFAVLEFLARNAGRVVSKREVVANVWDDDFDGDPSIVEVYVAHLRRKLDRPYGTATIETVRGAGYRLGGSDA
- a CDS encoding threonine/serine exporter ThrE family protein; the protein is MRDVRARLRGTIYEGTEPAHGRLGDLYSPRQIIDFCLDLGEVMLASGADVRAVEIAIVAVSTKWNLAPLELDITGTAITIQYAPLEGPPLVKLRVVTAEGSDLHRLSLVYQIVDELLHDDRDMTSAVDGLVEVLKSPPRWPSWITDAAMGLFGVSVSLQAGGSLAGAVGAFLLMIGVMVLGRQLSRRGIPPFFVVALQSAAVAALGTLAIWWGLLPAGSSAAMVAAVVVLILPHVTIVTWAQDAISGFRAMSVSRAMIILLIVAGIAVGIPGGLALTSGVDIEVDPTDITLRALPFWMLLITTFFAAGATGITQGANARVMPVAIAVALVGTSSLWLLKSAGVPLLAATFLVATLLGALGTVVAARLRVSATAIAVPAFCGSLLPSLAVASALLNSMAGTSGATGAFVGAMATTLAIGAGLVLGNLLATPQARRHLRRRSKRVVVQSVNLDTTPIGIIRDPALVDPAPGGAVGPS
- a CDS encoding GntR family transcriptional regulator, translating into MPNRIDDLDPGAVSSAHAGPLHAQLTAVLRAPVVDGTWPPGSQLPTEAELQERFGVSRSVVRQALHALTAEGLVQRGRGRGSIVAPRGELHRLVQRVSGLSTQVPSVATRVLELAPGRDADAERTLGGSDLHLLRRLRSAGGEAVALIHTWLPSGIADRLTADDLTDASLHALLRSRLGIQVAAGRRQVRAVGASSEVAAALRVAEGAPVLVLEGTSTDASGDPVEVFRTWHRADRFVFDIDVLTTEGDSAAPVQPVDPAPAAAPAGLASPPASAPPRTPAAEQADLAARARALSRELAELAARLG
- the pdxA gene encoding 4-hydroxythreonine-4-phosphate dehydrogenase PdxA; translation: MTLPRLAITLGDVAGIGPEITAKTLLGHDDLREKAVTVVIGDEAAMRRGVVAVGGDPEKVRVIASVAEARNEPGTIELIQTGPSLADVPVGELSAAAGDGSYRFVVEACRLAREGEVDGIVTAPLNKAAMHAGGHKWPGHTELLAHEFGVENFSLVLSAGELFFFHLTTHVSMRQAIDDITPQRTGDVLDLAGAFAASMGTPDELIGLAGLNPHAGENRLFGDEDADILAPAVEAARARGLNVVGPVPGDALIPAAVRGKYKLVVVCYHDQGHAPFKAVYGDDGVNITVGLPVVRVSVDHGTAFDIAGQGIAREASLVLSVERAASLAPGWDHVWRTAQKIDAPAA
- a CDS encoding four-carbon acid sugar kinase family protein — translated: MTPASPAVTAPAAGTRASVGSVAIVADDLTGAADSAVQFARAGWAARLALGGDVQQHGHDGSVIAIVTDARAQDPDEARASTRAAVARAVADGDDRLFVKIDSTMRGTVQEQVEGALAAWSSREPSAVAVVCPAYPAMGRTVEGGLLLVDGRGVETTSVGRDPVTPVTTSALAVLLPGSAHVEAASDAADLAVRIATAAAAGARVVTVDAVTTADLRFVAEALALLGPRAVPVGSAGLAGEMAREWGVGLEAPRADAPRAAASVAAPRHVVVVVSSLHDVSRGQHAHLAAAAAEGSLAERVRTIAPALDALIGDGDADATADEDGIDADAVSVTVVLAPERTARVDRSTPDASPTVAERVAAGLARIADRVITRRGASALVLMGGEGARAVLTRQGADAILVRDAIREGMPLGTIEGGRLHGMPVVTKAGGFGSPSSLTDIVPELLDHPASTPTQGEAP